TCCTCCAGCGGAACCACAGATAGATACGCAAAATTAGCTAATAGATACAACGAACAGGCTGTAAACAAGGCAGCTGGCGCAACAGTTCTCAATGTTCTAACCGGATCCTTAACCTCGTTAAGGACATTGTTCAAATTAGACAGTCCTGCATAGGAATACGAAACTTTGAAAACAGCAGTTGTCAAAGTTCCCCAATGCCAATTTGAACCCGTCCAAAGTCGATCCCAGGAAAATCCTTCTCTGGACAATGTTGGGATCGGAGCTCCTGTTCCCGGAAGCTTTACCCCAAATATCACGACAAATATTCCGGTTAGGGCCATGAAGAGGATTAGACCTACTTTAATCCATCCtaagaaattttgaatcCATATTCCAGTTTTGAGAAAACAACCATGAATGATTGTTATCCAAGTCAAGAGTCCCAACGCGATGGCTTTTTGCCCTAATTCCGTACCCTCAATTCCAAGAGCAAAGAGCACATATTCGCCAAAAACGATACAATTGCTTGCTGTAAAACCTAGCAGTACTGCTTGTACAGCTACAAGCGTACTGGCAAGAAATCGAGGTTTTGGATAGGTGAACTCAAGGTATACTTTTTCGCCTCCAGATCTAGGAAGCATGCAACCATATTCTAGAGAAATTTGAAGACCGAGCCAAGCAAGTATCGAACCAGCAACCCATAAAAGCAAGGCAAGACCGATGCTACCCGTTGTTTTTAGAATCGGTCCGGGGGTTGCAAAAATCCCGGAACCAATTACTCGGGATATGACGAGTATGTAGGCGCTTGACCACGACAGGTTACGACCTAAAGTGCTGGTTTCGGGGATGGTGTCGTCTTCTATTTGACGAGAGGGCTT
Above is a genomic segment from Botrytis cinerea B05.10 chromosome 4, complete sequence containing:
- the Bcmup3 gene encoding Bcmup3, whose product is MSTSTGSADSSALESEPLLSSRSTSNNSLSSPQSKPSRQIEDDTIPETSTLGRNLSWSSAYILVISRVIGSGIFATPGPILKTTGSIGLALLLWVAGSILAWLGLQISLEYGCMLPRSGGEKVYLEFTYPKPRFLASTLVAVQAVLLGFTASNCIVFGEYVLFALGIEGTELGQKAIALGLLTWITIIHGCFLKTGIWIQNFLGWIKVGLILFMALTGIFVVIFGVKLPGTGAPIPTLSREGFSWDRLWTGSNWHWGTLTTAVFKVSYSYAGLSNLNNVLNEVKDPVRTLRTVAPAALFTACSLYLLANFAYLSVVPLEEVKESGQLIAALFFERIFGDVGGRILLPLAVAVSAAGNVMVVTFTLARVNQEIARQGFLPYSKHLSSSAPFGAPFGGLIVHYIPSFLVIAIPPRGDVYNFILDVEGYPGQFAALALSLGLIRLRYSRPDLKRPFKAWLPAVWIRIAICLALIAGPFFKPTKGNADVGFWYATYAVVGVGIILFGVGWWAVVFWGLPRWSGYKVEEEVEILEDGTSVTRLVRVKGEE